The sequence GAATCAGAGATTTGGCCAAGCATAACAAGAGTCTGCTCATGAAGTGGTGGTGGAGATATGCTCAAGAATCAACAAGCATATGAAAAGAGGTAGTTAATGCAAAATATGGGGTGCAAAACAAGTGGTGCACCAAGCAAAATAGAGCACCACATGGAGTTGGCCCGTGGAAGCATATCAACAACCTACAAGAAGCATTCTTTCAAGAAGTGTCCTATAAGGCTGGGAATGGCAACAACATTAAATTCTGGAAGGATAGATGGCTCAACAACCAAGCTTTAAAAGACTCTCATCCCGACCTATACCAGATTGCTTCAGACACCAACTCTTCTATAGCCCAAAATAGAGCAGGGAACACCTGGGATCTTCACTTCAGAAGAAAATATGCAGGATTGGGAACTAAACCAGCTACTTGATCTTTACAGAACTCTTGAAGAAGCCAAAGGGGACTCTCAAGTCCCAGACAACTTAAGGTGGGGTAACTCTGTAAGAGGTAACTACACTGTAAAGGCCGGTTATAGCAAACTAAGTGCATCTAATGACATGATTGAGCTTTGGCCATGGAAGCTGATTTGAAGACAAGACTGCCCACAAAAGTCAAGTGTTTCTCCTGGACAGCCCTCTATGAAGCTATTTTGACCCAGGACAACCTTAGCAGAAGGAATTTTCAGTTGGCAAATAGGTGCTACATGTGCAAGCTCAACTCTGAGTCGGTTAATCACTTGTTTCTACACTGTGTTGTGGCATCAGACCTTTGGAACATGTTCTTAGCACTTTTTGGCATCAACTGGGCAGTGCCACAGAACATGAGGGGCGCAGTTCTTAGCTGGAGCCTATGGGAAGTTGATAGATCCATCAAAAAGATCTGGCAAATGATCCCATTCTGTATTTTTTTGTGTCTATGGACAGAGAGGAATCGTAGATGTTTTGATGGCATTTCAACTTCCAACGAACACTTGAAGTCTAAATGTTTAATTAATCTTTTTAGTTGGAGTAATCTCTCCCCCATAAATGATATCATCCCCCTCTTAGACTTCATTAGCTCTCTCTCAATGGTTTAGTAACCACTGATTTTGCCCTTGGTTAACTTAAGGCTCTAGAATAGTTTTTTTGTCCTAACGAGTTAACCAAGCTCTCTATTGTAATCTTTTGCATCCTCTTGATGCCTTTAATACAATacattacttcatcaaaaaaacaATGGGAACATATGTTATCTAAAGAATCTCAACACGAGGCAACATGATTTGACAATAAAATAAAGCTCACGACAGAGGAAAAAATTTCAGCTCAGAAATGAGTTCAATATGTAATTAAACCCTTAACTGGAGATTTTTCACAAAGAGAATATATGAAGAAAGACATTTGAAGACCAAGCTTAATTTACTTCGTTTCGCCATTTCCAGACAAATGAAAACTCCACAAAAACACTCAGGGGATAATGACTAACACAAGGAAGTTGTACCTTTTTGCCTATGACTTGACCTCCTGCTATGTGCGAGAAATATATGTTGTAGAAGTGGCTGAGAAATAAAGGAGGAGTCTTTTCTGCCAGTTCCTCCAGATAACTGGCGTAACTGACTCCAGGATTGCTCGGTTCAGGAATCTCATAGCCATGTTGGCTAAACCAATCTAGGTCTTTCGATATACATTCTGCTCGCTCCAATCCAGTCCTTCTGAAGTAGGCATCTAGGTTAAACAGCAAAATAGTATAGCATCATTTGAAATCCAACAAGCAATATGTCCTCTAATAGCTTCAACAgtgttatcttttttttttcctttacacAAATAAATTCAGCCCCCCAAACATATTACactgtttcttttttcttctatcATGAAAATGAGAACCAACAATTCTAAACAAGTTTGTACATAGTGCAAAGAACCTAAAAAAAACAATACAACACAAACTAAAAAAAGGCAGCCCggtacactaagctcccgctatgcgcggggttcggggaagggccggaccataagggtctattgtacccagtcttaccctgcatttctgcaagaggctgtttccacggctcgaacccgtgaccccCAGCAAATTTACCAGTTACACCCCCTACTCTACTACCATCATTCCGAAGGTTTTTTTATTCAGAAGGATGGATAATAAATAGCTTATTCATAATCTTATAGGCCCCGCACCGCTTCATTCAATTGCTCTGTCAAaaagaaagggaagaaaatcttttttttgatCAATCGCCTGAACCTGCCTTTCTTTCTTTGCCAGGAGGGGGTggctggtcacatggcagcaaatttaccagttacaccaaggctccccttcagTACAACACAAACTAAGCATTTAGTTAATCTTTCTTGGTCTTATTTTAGGGCAGGGGAGGGAATAAATTGAAAGTTCAAGACTTTTTTCATCAGCACACAGGTTGAAACTTGGTGGATAATGGACCCACCTCTATCCTCTCCACTTAAATACTAGGCTTTTGTAACATGTGACATGTGCCTAACCCACACATAATGTGTCGCGCCCTTACCACTAGACCAAATAACTGGAGCTGAAAGTTGAAGGCTTTTTGGTGAATGTAACATAATGAACAAAGAAATAATAGCACTTACAAGAAACATCACTGGAGTCATCAACAATGCGCTCAATAGTAGTAAAAACAAGCTTGCTATCAACAAGATACTTGAGAAACCCTTCTATACTTGGCTTCCAAGTCTCCTCACTACCCCCATCGCCAcctatattattattatcctCTCCTGAGGAAGCTGATTCATACCCATTCTCACTCTCGGATGAACTGTCTTTGGCCTTGAAGTTACGAAGTTTCATAGCAACAAACCTCATTTCTTCAGTAATACCCTTTTTCTCACCTGGGTATTGCTTTCTGTACCTTCTCCTCTTCCTCTTCACTGGTGGCTTCTTGGCTAATGATGTAATTCCatcatctccttcttcttcttcttcttcttcttcttcttcttcagtttcAGTCTCAGTTTCAGTTTCTAATTCTGATTCTGAAAGTGTAAATGAGGAGGTTGTGTTGAAgtttgaacattgaagagcaaTGGAAGCTCGGTGCGTCCACTTTTGGTTTGAGGAAATAGATaggaaagaagaagaatattTAGTAAAAAGTTGGGGATTGGGGATTTTAGGGAACGACGAGGAAAGGGAAGATTTTGGTACTGGCGTTGAAGAATAAGAGCAGTAGCATGTCAATGTCGCCATTTGTTTTCTCTCTCTCGAGGGTTTCGCTTTCTTGCTGCCATTCTCCTGCTGTTGCCGTTATTTATCAAAGCGGGCGATAAGTCACATTCTTAAGTCGCTGTTGGTAATTGCGATTTATAGGTTGACAACGGTATACTTAAAATGTTTTATAAGTCGCAATAGACGTTTGCGATTTATAATTCCCTTTTAATCTATTTACTAGCTCGCTATGTTGGTTCCTCAATTTTCCCCATTCTTGATTCTCATTAGTTTATTTCTTTCTAAATTTTactatttataatttttcaataaaaaataatttgttcACAAAGTAGGtgtgggcatatatcgggtaaaaccgataatccgaaccgttaattctttattgggttatcggtattgggttattgggttaacggcTTGGTAACgggttaaattatttttttattaggttatcggttcgggctcggtttgtatttttgttattgggtaaaaaccgataacccaataagaatgaTGTAATTTACTAATTTGCCCTTAAGTATATACTAGGgttatttattttcctaattcCCTCTTCACTCTTCAGTCTTCAGTCGTTTGTCTCTCAGTTCTCATTCTTGTTTCCGTCGCAGCCCCCAAGAGTCAAGACGCAAGACTCACCACCAGTTCTCCGCCAGACATCAGTAGATACTACACAGAAGTGGGAGCGTGCTTTTGTTAAGAAACAACAAAAGTTGGCAGTTTACACGTTCTGGTAGtttgatttctttgttttatatattgcaaaattttttagttgttttatgttatcgggtaaaccgataaccgaaccgataacgatatataaccgattaaccgataaccgataaccaatatcttatcggtttggttattgggttatgatatttgtaaaccgataaccgataggcaaaaccgataatgttcaaaatcgaaccgaaccgaccgatgcccacccctatcACAAAGAGAAAAGAGATTTCTTCGATACAAAGTAACTTTTTCTAATGTGGCTTGCCACATATTTAAAAAGATTCAACTGATAAAGCACTATTACGTATATAAATGCATCAACGAATTTCTACGGGTAACAGACGTGATTTGGTTGagatttgaagaaaaagaaggttTTGGAGttaaattgaaatttttaaaaaaagtatttgAAAATATCATGTTATCGAAGAAATTGATAATCGTTAATTATATTGGGATTGTGAGAATCGGAGGGAGTATGACAGCTGGACAAGTTAGTGGACAGTTTGTTAGCTAGTTGTCACCAATTAGTTAGAGTAGTTAAAGTAGTTAGCATTAGTTAATTGAGGATTAAGTTAGTAGGgtgattgtatatatatatgtgatgtATATCAGATTTTGTATTAACTTTTCAATatactagaaagttctttacttACCATTCTCTCTCTGATGTTCATCTTCTCCTCTCAAACTCAACTTACTCGTTTAGGCCTCCATTAATGGAGAACGAGTTGTGACTGAGATCAGCTCAActcatatggtatcagagcagtcgATATTAATTGTCTCTTAGTTGAGTATTTTCGTGTTTGTGTGATATAAATTATCGCTCAAGTTCAGTAATGGCAGATGAGAAAATTGACCTCACTCATCCTCTGTTTCTGCACCCTTCTCATACACCAAGCTCAGTTTTCATTCCAATTCAACTTACTGAGTTTGAGAACTATGGATTATGGCGTAGGACGATGCGAATTGCTCTTGAAGCTAAGCGAAAGCTGGGGTTTGTAACTGGTACATGTAAGAAGGAGACCTTTAAGAAGGAATCACATGAGGAATGAGAGACATGCAATGCGATTGTACTCTCATGGATCATGAACACTGTATCAACAAACCTCGTTAGTGGAATAGCTTATGCATCAGATGCGCACCTAGTTTGGGAAGACCTGAAGGAGAGATTTGATAAGGTCAATCGAGTTTGAATTTTTCAATTGCATAGAAATTGCAACCATTTCTCAAGGAACTGATTATGTTGATTCCTATTTCACGAGACTGAAGGAAATGTAGTCGAAGTATGATGTATTAGTTCCCATGCCAGGTTGTGATTGTGCTAAATCAAAAGACTACATTGAACACCTTTATCGTCAAAGGCTGCTTCAGTTTCTCAGTGGTTTGAATGAGACCTATAAGCAGGCAAGGAGGCAGATTCTGATGAAAACCTTTAAACCAAGCTTATGTGTTGATAATTGAGGATGAAAGTCAAAGATCAAGTCCATATCCAGCCTTAGGAGATAGAAGAGATCCTATTGCTATGCAAGCTGGATGAGGACAAGGGTACAAAGGGAAAAAGGCATTCATGAAAGTGACTACTGTAAGATAACTGGACACTTGAAAGAAAATTGCTATAAGTTGATAGGCTATCCTACAGATTTCAATGCTAAAAGGAAGGTTGTGTCCAATTGTGCAACTGGTAATGCTGAGCATGAGGAACAAGCACACATGGTTGGAGGAAGAACACACAATAATGGTCCTGCAGGAGGGCACTTCTTCATTGAGAATCAATATAGACAAATTCTGGATATGCTGAATAAAGACACCACATTTCCACAAGTCAACATGGCAGGTATTGCTACTGCACTAATGACTAATAATCCTAGTAAAGAATGGATAGTTGATTCTGGTGCTCATCACATAGCTACTTCCCTAGATATACTACACTCTAAGACTGAGTTGAAAACTGGTAGAGATCAAGTTCACTTACCTATTGGTGAGAAGACAAATATATCTCACATTGGCAGTGCAACATTTCTTAAGGACATGGAGATTAAGAATGTTTTATATGTTCCTAACTTCAAATTCAATTTGTTGTCTCTGTTAAAGCTCACAAAAGAACTCAGTTGCTCCGTTCACCTCTATCCTGACTTTTGTGTATTTCAGGACCTTTGGAGTGGCAGGATGAAGGGGATTGGTAAGGAAAGGGGAGGCCTGCATATGGTGAAAGATGAGCACATTGCTAGAAGTTTGAGGCAAGCATCAGTTGCAGCAGTCCAGAAACCAGAAGTAAATGGCATTCTTTGACATAAAAGATTAGGTCACACCTCTGTTagtacaatgaaatacatagactCCTTACAGCTTAAAGATCTTGATGTGAATAAAGATTGTTCTGTATATCCTTTAGCTAAGCAAAGCAGACTAGTTTTTTCTAGAAGTGTTACAAGAAGTAGTAGTCCTTTAATACTTTTACACATGGATGTTTGGGAACCATACAAGATTCCCATACATGATAGAAAATACAACTTTCTAACAGTTGTGGATGATCATTCTAGGTATACTTGGGTACATTTACTACAGATGAAaagtgatgtaattgttatgttaCAAAGGTTTCTCTCTATGCTAAGAACACAATTTTATGTAGCCATTAATTAAGACTATTAGAACTGATAATGGAGGAGAGTTTTTTAGTAAAAAATGTGTTGAATTACTTGAACACTATGGTATTATACATCAAAGTAGTTGTGCTTATACTCCCCAACAAAATGAGGTAGTTGAGAGAAAACATAGACATATACTAGATACAGCAAGGGCCCTAAAATTTCAGGTAAATGTACCAACTAAGTACTGGGGAGAATGTATTACTACTGCTGTTTACATTATAAACATGTTGTCTTCCATCATTCTGCAAGGCAAATCATCATATGAACTCCTACGTCATCAGAAGCCTTCTCTTGAGCACTTAAGAGTTTTTGGTTGCTTGTGCTATGCCACCACTATGATATATGACAACAAATTTTCAGCAAAAGCCAAACCTGTTGTGCACCTGGTCTATTCAGGCACACAAAAGGGCTACAAGCTCTTGGACCTTGCAACTAATCATTTTTTTGTGTGCAGGGATATTGTATTCAAAGAGCATATGTTCCCATTTGCTAAGTCTTCCTCATTGCGTCCTGTTAATGTTCCTTCTAAGGGGACTGTATCATTTGAGCATGAACCAAGGGAAAGAACACAATTGGATCAAAATGggtgtataaaataaaatacaaagctAATGGAGATGTTGAAAGATTCAAGGCCAGGCTAGTAGCAAAAGGATACACCCAAAAAAGAGGGGTTGGACTACCATGAGATCTTTtcaccagttgccaaaatggtaacTGTGAGGTCAGTCA is a genomic window of Nicotiana tabacum cultivar K326 chromosome 16, ASM71507v2, whole genome shotgun sequence containing:
- the LOC107773431 gene encoding putative inactive heme oxygenase 2, chloroplastic gives rise to the protein MATLTCYCSYSSTPVPKSSLSSSFPKIPNPQLFTKYSSSFLSISSNQKWTHRASIALQCSNFNTTSSFTLSESELETETETETEEEEEEEEEEEGDDGITSLAKKPPVKRKRRRYRKQYPGEKKGITEEMRFVAMKLRNFKAKDSSSESENGYESASSGEDNNNIGGDGGSEETWKPSIEGFLKYLVDSKLVFTTIERIVDDSSDVSYAYFRRTGLERAECISKDLDWFSQHGYEIPEPSNPGVSYASYLEELAEKTPPLFLSHFYNIYFSHIAGGQVIGKKAFEKLLEEKELEFHKWEGDAEELLRGVREKFNMLAKHWSRDDKNKCLREVTKVFRFMGQIVRLIIL